From the Prosthecobacter dejongeii genome, one window contains:
- a CDS encoding urease subunit gamma produces the protein MHLSPREQEKLLIVVAADVARRRRDRGVKLNYPETIAIISAEIMEGARDGRSVSDLMSYGTTIVKRDEVMEGIPEMIHEVQVEATFPDGTKLVTVHNPVR, from the coding sequence ATGCATCTGTCCCCTCGTGAACAGGAAAAGCTGTTGATCGTTGTCGCCGCTGACGTGGCTCGTCGTCGCAGAGATCGTGGTGTGAAACTGAACTACCCAGAGACCATCGCCATCATCAGTGCAGAGATCATGGAAGGTGCGCGCGATGGGCGCAGCGTTTCAGATCTCATGAGCTATGGCACCACCATTGTGAAGCGCGACGAAGTCATGGAAGGCATCCCTGAAATGATCCACGAAGTCCAGGTGGAAGCCACCTTTCCCGATGGCACCAAACTGGTGACTGTTCACAACCCCGTGCGCTGA
- a CDS encoding urease subunit beta, translating into MIPGEIIHPQGVGDLNANIGLATKKLVVANMGDRPVQVGSHFHFYEVNTFLDFDRAASLGFRLNIPAGTAVRFEPGDTREVEVVAFAGKREVYGLNNLVNGPLPV; encoded by the coding sequence ATGATCCCCGGAGAAATCATCCATCCTCAAGGTGTAGGCGACCTCAATGCCAATATCGGATTGGCCACGAAAAAGCTCGTGGTCGCTAACATGGGGGATCGTCCTGTCCAAGTCGGCAGCCACTTTCATTTTTATGAGGTGAATACTTTTCTCGATTTTGATCGTGCAGCCTCCCTCGGTTTTCGGCTGAACATTCCCGCAGGCACCGCCGTTCGTTTTGAACCCGGCGATACTCGCGAAGTCGAAGTCGTCGCCTTCGCCGGAAAACGCGAGGTTTATGGCCTCAACAACCTCGTGAATGGCCCCCTGCCCGTATGA
- the ureC gene encoding urease subunit alpha, producing the protein MKITRKQHSSMFGPTVGDQVRLADTELFIEVERDLIAEKGGYGNEVKFGGGKVIRDGMAQSCLALDADCLDLVITNATILDAVQGVIKADIGIKYGRIVGIGHAGNPMLQDGIDMVIGAGTEVIAGEGCIITAGGIDTHIHFICPQQIDHALASGVTTMIGGGTGPAHGTYATTCTPGIWNMHRMLEAADEYPMNLGFLGKGNCSTPGPLREQVLAGAIGLKLHEDWGTTPAAIDTCLGVADELDVQVAIHTDTLNEAGFVESTLAAFKGRTIHTYHSEGAGGGHAPDIIRVCGEANVLPSSTNPTRPFTVNTIDEHLDMLMVCHHLDSKIPEDVAFAESRIRPETIAAEDLLHDLGAISMMSSDSQAMGRLGEVITRTWQTAHKMKVQFGKLEGPEHQAADNYRALRYVAKYTINPAITHGISHEVGSIEVGKLADLVVWKPAFFGVKPEVILKGGLIAMANMGDPNASIPTPQPMMYRHQFAAHGRAKFSTSLTFVSQAALQSGIVKKLGVCKTLSAVKTCRTVSKHDMLWNNYLPKIEVDPDTYTVKADGRELRCEPANVLPMAQRYFLF; encoded by the coding sequence ATGAAGATCACGCGTAAACAACACAGCAGCATGTTTGGCCCCACCGTGGGGGATCAGGTGCGGTTGGCAGACACGGAACTTTTTATTGAGGTCGAGCGTGACCTCATTGCGGAGAAAGGTGGCTACGGCAATGAGGTGAAATTTGGCGGCGGAAAAGTGATCCGCGATGGCATGGCCCAGTCCTGCTTGGCACTGGATGCGGACTGCCTGGATCTGGTCATTACCAATGCCACTATCCTGGACGCCGTGCAGGGAGTTATCAAAGCCGACATCGGGATCAAATATGGTCGCATCGTCGGCATTGGCCATGCGGGCAATCCCATGTTGCAAGATGGCATTGATATGGTCATTGGCGCAGGCACGGAAGTCATTGCTGGGGAGGGGTGCATCATCACCGCAGGGGGCATTGACACCCACATTCACTTCATCTGCCCGCAGCAGATTGACCATGCGCTGGCCAGCGGTGTCACCACCATGATTGGCGGCGGCACGGGCCCAGCTCACGGTACTTATGCCACCACTTGCACGCCCGGTATTTGGAACATGCATCGCATGCTGGAGGCGGCGGATGAGTACCCCATGAACCTCGGTTTTTTGGGCAAAGGCAACTGCTCCACACCAGGCCCGCTGCGGGAGCAAGTCCTCGCTGGAGCCATCGGCCTGAAGCTACACGAAGACTGGGGCACCACCCCGGCTGCCATTGATACCTGCCTGGGCGTGGCGGATGAGCTCGATGTCCAGGTGGCGATCCATACCGATACCCTCAACGAGGCCGGTTTTGTCGAAAGCACCCTCGCGGCCTTTAAGGGCCGCACCATCCACACTTACCACTCAGAAGGCGCAGGTGGCGGACATGCGCCTGACATCATCCGCGTGTGTGGCGAGGCCAATGTGTTGCCTTCTTCCACCAACCCGACTCGTCCTTTCACCGTGAATACGATTGATGAGCATCTCGACATGCTCATGGTCTGCCATCATCTTGATTCAAAGATCCCTGAAGACGTGGCGTTTGCGGAATCTCGCATCCGTCCCGAGACCATTGCTGCGGAGGATCTGCTGCATGATCTGGGGGCCATCTCTATGATGTCCAGTGACAGCCAGGCCATGGGCCGTCTCGGCGAGGTCATCACCCGCACTTGGCAGACAGCGCATAAAATGAAGGTCCAGTTTGGCAAACTGGAAGGGCCGGAGCACCAAGCCGCCGATAACTATCGCGCCCTGCGTTACGTGGCCAAGTACACCATCAATCCCGCCATCACTCATGGCATCTCCCATGAAGTGGGCAGCATCGAGGTGGGAAAACTGGCTGATCTCGTGGTCTGGAAACCCGCTTTTTTCGGGGTCAAACCCGAGGTCATTCTGAAGGGAGGACTCATCGCCATGGCGAACATGGGAGATCCCAATGCCAGCATCCCGACCCCGCAGCCGATGATGTATCGCCACCAATTCGCTGCCCATGGTCGGGCCAAGTTCAGCACCAGCCTCACCTTTGTTAGTCAGGCGGCTTTGCAGAGTGGAATTGTGAAAAAACTGGGTGTTTGCAAGACTCTCAGTGCGGTGAAAACCTGCCGCACTGTCAGCAAGCATGACATGCTTTGGAATAACTATCTGCCAAAGATCGAAGTGGACCCAGACACCTACACCGTGAAAGCTGATGGACGCGAGCTGCGCTGCGAACCCGCCAATGTCTTGCCCATGGCCCAACGTTACTTTTTGTTCTGA